From the Manihot esculenta cultivar AM560-2 chromosome 14, M.esculenta_v8, whole genome shotgun sequence genome, the window tttccttctatcTCCCAGAATTTTCAATCTCATAATGACCTCCACGGTAGACCTTGTCAACTTTGACAACATCTCCGACACTAACATTGTACTCGATTTAATCCAGCCTCTCAATTACCTATCAAACTCACATATAACAGCAACTATACAACTTAAAAATCTAGAAGTCTTCATTCTTGTATATGGACACAATGttcatgatattttaaaaattttttatttagattttaatgtatataatcacatatatctaaaaaattaatcGGTACATCAAACTTTAATTTATGGTCTCAAACTAATCAAAGACACGGATAAACATCTAATCGTATATCATGACTCAAACTTGGTTAGAAATCCAACTGATTGTACATCTAAAAATAAGTTATGTTatctattttgaaaaaatacCAATTTTATGATTCTCTAAAAAATGAAGGGTTGTATCTCGATTTTTAAACAAAAGCTAAGTATCGTGTTGTTGCTAGCACAGTTGTCGAAGTCAAGTGGATTATCAATTTATTTCATGAACTACATGCGATAATCTTAGCACCACACATACATATATGTGTCGTACTTCAATACtatacaaaaagataaaatatattgtaattaatttttattttataatatactatatacaaaataaagaaattgaAGTTGATCACTTGCACGTCGTTAATCAAGTTAATAATTTTCTAATTAAGTTACTTTCCAAAACATATTTTAAGGTGCTTTTATTAAGTTGGATGTAGTTGATTTTTCCACACAACTTGTGAGGGCGTAATAACAAACTATTTCAAATACTCATAACTAAgtctattattttgttattttttttatttagtcttctttatttttaatttttattggttGATTTGTTCTGTTTATTCTTTTTGTATCATTGAAATTATCTTGAAATTTTATTGAGTATACTCATAATTCAgttcattattaattttattttttctatatttagtcttcattgtttgatttttttttctaatattacattTCATATTTTAGTTGTATTATCtagattattttaaatttttattgaatatattatgaataaaatacaaatttttctatttacttaaatattttttacgcAGTTGTTAATTCATATACgcttaaaaatttagaattaatcATTGCCAAATATCGTAAATTcagataaattttgaattaatatcttttaaatttattagtaaaattatCAAGGATTTTTTAAGGCTAGTATAATTTGTTTATTGAAAAACATTATTCACTGATTTAAGAAGATATTTTTGGTCCTTGGTTAGTTCAAAATGTGCCCCTATGCCATGGGATCCAATAGTTGATGGCTACAATGAATGAAGGTCAAGTTTACAAAGTGTGAAGCATGTGTTTCTCTGCTGTCCTGTTGTCGAGTTGACGCAGATCATCAAGGCCCGACATGAATGAAAACAAGGAAAAATTGAGCGGCGGGGACCAACAAATTAGGAAGAATTTAATGCCAATTAAATACAACAGTGGATCGACACCTCTATAATGAAATTGGTATATGTATATAccgagaaaataataatatatacaaaatatcaacaataattataaaatataaaatattaacttataaaatattttatgagagattattttaaaaatagaataaaattaaataagattataataattaatttatgttttactataatataaaaaaagtgaaaataatttttaaaaaatgtggaTAAATGTGGGTTTGGATGATATAAACATGGTGTTCTTTTAATCCACGGATATCATAGAATTATTCCATAAAATATTAGTAAAATTATGGAAttggattttgattttaatatacAGTGATGGAAGCTGAATCAACATTTGAAAATTCAATGTTATTCTCCTAATCAATTAGAGCTCCTTTATGCTAATTGGTGGTTTAAGATAAATGATGGTAGCCGCTTCTGATTACGGCTGGGCTGATTGGCATTCAGCTGAATTTCAGATATCGTTTACaccctcttttttcttttcacttGCTTTATTATAGAAAGCGATAGTTTAATATAGGATCAACATGTTAGAttcgaaaaaaattattttttgaaaataatttaattaaatcaggaaaagtaatttattttctctgtatcaaaagaaaaaaattataaaattttgtaaaaaatcaagaaaaaacaaataatcaagtaaataaaattttaatatttttaaaaattaaaaattttttaattaagttacTCTTAATTAAACAAGCCTAATTATATGTTGGGGAATTTGAGGGAGTAAAGTAAATGTTTTTAAAGTAGTGTGCATGTTTGtgagaaagtttttttttttcttttttaaagtaaaattttcagaaatttataattttgaaaactgCAATCTTTAAACCCACCAAAATTAGAGAGTTAGGTAGAATTTGATATTTGATATTTGgttactttattttataaaacttcCTTTCACGCAATCCAATAAACCGTCAgagttttgttttatttatttattgtgagTTGCAAAACTCCTCTTTTAACTCAAAATCATATATTATTTGTTTAGATTTAACttaaaaacatatattttaaaaataaattgaaattatttattatttttaggaattagtttgaatattttttttgtaaaataattCTTTCCAAGTGaaggatttaaattttttttcaaattttcaattttaaaagaaattaaaattgtgtataaatttatgaaaactcatttaattttttttttaaatgaaccGTTTCAAacaaaaactatatatttttatttgcatAGGATTAAGAAATTATCTAGATAATAGATACCTATTTTCTTTATTtgacattaaaaattttacaaaatatttaattgaaaatataagaaattatgACCAGAATCggtaattttctttaattcaaaatataagaaaattgtatttttttttagaagttttttaaaattgatttaattctagttttaatttaatttcaccaCAAAATGCAAGCTATAAAGACTTTGGGCaatatagattttattttattttattttattttattttttgagtatGTGTAGAAAAAGGATATGAAAGATGAAATCTGTTGCCAGAGAATTGAGGGCAAAACCAACGTGTCTTGTCAAAGCCGGCCACTATTAATTTCGATACAGTTGTTTTCAAGGATGCTATACCCAATTCCCACCAATGCTTAGTTGCCACGTAATCACAGCAGCCACTGTCTGTCATACTCCCCAAGGTTGACTAGGACAAAGTGCACCAAATCTCCATGCAGCCACATTGATGCAAATCAAAACTAAGCTGTGTAAAGGaaggaaggaaaagaaaatctcCAAGGCCACAAAAACTTGTGGCTGAGAAGCAAACTATTATGATGACGTGTCATCCACTTCTCGCTTAAAAGGATCAAAAACTGAAACACCAAAGTACGTTCCATGCCAGATTGCCAACAAAGACGCCACCCAAACCAAGATTTCTCTCGCGCGTTTTTCCCCCTGTTTGCTTACCcggaaaatataagaaaatgcAAGAAAATAATAGTAAGGATCCTGCTATCAGGCTCTTCGGCAAGAAAATACCTCTGAATTCCGACGGTGACCTGCCGCAGATCTCCGACGAGGACTTGGCTTCCTCGGAGAAAGTTGAAGAAGTAGAAAACGAAGAGAAATCAGAGAAGGTACCAATTTCTTCAGTAAGAGATTTTTTTGTTGGGAGATATATGGATTGTGTTATATGGGGATCTGAAGAGTACCTATTTGGTATAAACCTAGAAGAATTAATGGGCTGGCTTTACTCTTTTAGCTTCttgatttgattttcttttaattagcaTGGTAAGATTCAAGTGGCAGTTGGTTGATCTATTTTTTTCTAGTTTCGACAAACTTGTCGAGTTTTTTTGAGTTtgactgaatttttttttccttttcgagTTGTTTTTTACTTTAAAGACTTTTTGCTGCCCTTTTCCAGATTTAGTTTTGGTGTTTGGAAGCTGAGAAAAGTAAGGAAAACAAAAAAAGGATGGAAACTCAGTGAACTGAAAAATGGAAATATCATATCCAAAATATGAAGACGTTTTCTCGGTACACTAAACAATAAGAACAAGTAAAATTTTCACCCACGAGTCTTCTTTGCAAACCTTATCTTCTAAAAAATTACTCCTTACAGGTTACAAGACATTTTTGGCTTGTTAAAAGGTCTTCTCGAAATCGAATTCCAACCTCTCATCAATGCAAAATTTTGTATTACTTTTTACTATGATGATTCTGTTCTAAATTACATTTATTACAACTGCAGAGATCTTATTGGATACATTCAGATTTCTGATTGATTATGCTTGATTTTTGAAGCTTTTTCCCCTTTATTAGATGTCGTTCAACTTCAGATTTCTAATAACTTATATTATtaaagattttctttttttttttccttcctaTTAGCCAATCCTATTTTAAagggtttaattttatttactatCTGACGCTACTTGTCCCAATGTAATTGCAGATTCTACTTCTTGTTTGACATGAAATTTTGAAAGGGTTTTAGATTTGTTTTGTTATTCCCTTGGTTCAATTATTTccttatttttaaattctttacGATATTAGATTTGATACGTGTCTGTCCCTTGATGCTTAATTGACTAATTTTCTGTAACTTTCTCAGTTCATAAAAGCAGAACATTAACCTTGATCTTGTCAATAGGACCTCTACACGTGTATGACAAGAAACAGAGGAAGATTGATAACTTATATATTGGAATTTAGTCAGAATTCAGAAATGATAAAGTTTATTCATAGAACCTTCAGCTTATTTAATTCATTCCCTTTGGCTTGTTCTTTCTTGTTATTGcagaaaattgatttaatttgatataatCGACTAATAAACAACATTAAAATTTCAGGATTTCCCATCTGGAAAATTCTCTGATACATCAGGAGAAGATGATGCTTCAGTGCAGGATACAGAGGAGTCTGCAGATCCAGAAACGTCACCAGATACTAATGTGAACCCCAAAACACCCTCTATCGATGAAGATTCTGCAAAATCAAAGACTTCCAAAACAGATAAAGAACAGAATGATTCAAGCAACAAACAAGAGAAAACCCTCAAGAAGCCTGACAAATTACTTCCATGCCCGCGGTGCAATAGCATGGACACCAAATTCTGTTACTACAACAATTACAATATCAACCAACCACGCCATTTCTGCAAAGCCTGCCAAAGATATTGGACAGCTGGGGGTACCATGAGGAATGTCCCAGTGGGAGCTGGACGTCGCAAGAATAAGAACTCTGCCTCCCATTATCATCATATAACCATTTCTGAGGCGCTTCAAGCTGCTCGAATTGAAGCTCCAAATGGAACACACAACCCTGCACTGAAAACTAATGGTAGAGTCCTTAGCTTTGGCTTGGATGCACCAATATGTGATTCCATGGCTTCTGTATTAAATCTTGCTGATAAGAAGGTTTTGAATGGCACTCGAAATGGTTTTCATAATATTGAAGAACAAAGGATTCCAGTTTCCTGCAAAGGTAGAGAAAACGGTGATGATTGTTCAAGTGGATCTTCTGTGACAGTTTCAAGTTCCATGGGGGAAGGAGGCAGGACTTGCTCACAAGAGCCTTTTATGCAGAGGATCAATGGGTTTGCTTCTCCAATCCCATGTCTCCCTGGTGTTCCCTGGCCCTATCCCTGGAATTCTGCATTGCCCCCTCCAGCTTTTTGCCCACCAGGATTTCCTATGCCTTTTTATCCTCCCTTTTGGAATTGTGGAATCCCCGGTGGTTGGAGCATCCCTTTGGTGTCTCCtcaatcatcttcttctttatcAAGTCAAAAGGCTTCATCTAATCCTAGTTCTCCTTTGGGAAAGCACTCGAGAGATGGGGACACACTTAAACCAGATgatttggagaaagaagagCCAGCAAAGCATAGAAATGGACGTGTGTTAGTTCCCAAAATTCTAAGGATTGATGACCCAACTGAAGCTGCAAAAAGTTCTATATGGGCAACGCTTGGAATAAAGAATGAATCCTTTAATGGGGGAGGACTGTTCAAGGCCTTCCAACCAAAGAGAGATGA encodes:
- the LOC110600068 gene encoding cyclic dof factor 3 isoform X1, translated to MQENNSKDPAIRLFGKKIPLNSDGDLPQISDEDLASSEKVEEVENEEKSEKDFPSGKFSDTSGEDDASVQDTEESADPETSPDTNVNPKTPSIDEDSAKSKTSKTDKEQNDSSNKQEKTLKKPDKLLPCPRCNSMDTKFCYYNNYNINQPRHFCKACQRYWTAGGTMRNVPVGAGRRKNKNSASHYHHITISEALQAARIEAPNGTHNPALKTNGRVLSFGLDAPICDSMASVLNLADKKVLNGTRNGFHNIEEQRIPVSCKGRENGDDCSSGSSVTVSSSMGEGGRTCSQEPFMQRINGFASPIPCLPGVPWPYPWNSALPPPAFCPPGFPMPFYPPFWNCGIPGGWSIPLVSPQSSSSLSSQKASSNPSSPLGKHSRDGDTLKPDDLEKEEPAKHRNGRVLVPKILRIDDPTEAAKSSIWATLGIKNESFNGGGLFKAFQPKRDEKKHVPETSSVLRANPAALSRSINFHESS
- the LOC110600068 gene encoding cyclic dof factor 3 isoform X2, coding for MDFPSGKFSDTSGEDDASVQDTEESADPETSPDTNVNPKTPSIDEDSAKSKTSKTDKEQNDSSNKQEKTLKKPDKLLPCPRCNSMDTKFCYYNNYNINQPRHFCKACQRYWTAGGTMRNVPVGAGRRKNKNSASHYHHITISEALQAARIEAPNGTHNPALKTNGRVLSFGLDAPICDSMASVLNLADKKVLNGTRNGFHNIEEQRIPVSCKGRENGDDCSSGSSVTVSSSMGEGGRTCSQEPFMQRINGFASPIPCLPGVPWPYPWNSALPPPAFCPPGFPMPFYPPFWNCGIPGGWSIPLVSPQSSSSLSSQKASSNPSSPLGKHSRDGDTLKPDDLEKEEPAKHRNGRVLVPKILRIDDPTEAAKSSIWATLGIKNESFNGGGLFKAFQPKRDEKKHVPETSSVLRANPAALSRSINFHESS